Proteins from a single region of Methanotorris igneus Kol 5:
- a CDS encoding DUF211 domain-containing protein, producing the protein MSLSGIRRIVLDILKPHEPKITDLALKLCSLKEVDGVNITVYEIDKATENVKITIEGTNLQYDVIKEVIESMSGVIHSIDEVAAGRRIIEDVKTPQDRY; encoded by the coding sequence ATGTCGTTGAGCGGTATAAGGAGAATAGTTCTGGATATTTTAAAACCACATGAACCAAAAATAACGGATTTAGCACTTAAGCTGTGTTCTTTAAAAGAAGTGGATGGAGTAAATATTACCGTTTATGAGATAGATAAAGCCACAGAAAATGTTAAAATTACTATAGAAGGAACAAATTTGCAATATGATGTCATAAAAGAAGTCATAGAATCAATGAGTGGTGTAATACACAGTATTGATGAAGTTGCTGCAGGAAGAAGAATTATTGAGGATGTAAAAACACCTCAAGATAGATACTAA
- the cfbD gene encoding Ni-sirohydrochlorin a,c-diamide reductive cyclase catalytic subunit, which yields MILHPRPSPIAAAMYQLRDVGVDAIILHGPAGCCFRTARLLELDGVRVFTSAMDENDFIFGAMDKLRRTIEEVIEYLKEHKNDGNYMIGIVGTCASMIIGEDIWSVVDEYDATLIPVEVHSGLNDNTIGAINAMESCLKLGLIDEKEFERQKYMLKKATEIEKKRGMAKSKYIKPTYEDDLKDVIELFKNNMNKNPKVACVLNAKKETAYLFAHPLIKINEIFNNCINIGNLDENIGLKKIREDAKNILREFKVDYITGGLDEYPVTGEKAVEILKEIKPDIVVVSGVPHALPIEELKEEVDCITIGVSDGPRLYYPIKEYYDYAVIELDAHAKVLGKREVVKSRFGEILEYALK from the coding sequence ATGATACTTCATCCAAGGCCTTCACCAATAGCAGCGGCAATGTATCAACTTAGGGATGTTGGAGTTGATGCTATCATTCTGCACGGGCCGGCAGGATGCTGTTTTAGAACTGCAAGGTTATTGGAATTAGATGGTGTTAGGGTTTTCACAAGTGCAATGGATGAGAATGACTTTATTTTTGGGGCAATGGATAAATTAAGAAGAACTATTGAGGAGGTCATAGAATATTTAAAGGAACATAAAAATGACGGTAATTATATGATTGGTATAGTTGGGACATGTGCAAGTATGATTATTGGAGAGGATATATGGAGTGTTGTTGATGAATATGATGCAACCCTAATTCCAGTTGAAGTTCATAGTGGATTAAACGACAACACCATTGGGGCAATAAATGCTATGGAAAGTTGTTTAAAATTAGGTTTGATTGATGAAAAGGAGTTTGAAAGGCAAAAATATATGCTTAAAAAAGCAACAGAAATAGAAAAAAAGAGAGGTATGGCAAAGAGCAAATATATAAAACCAACTTATGAGGATGATTTAAAGGATGTCATTGAATTATTTAAAAACAACATGAATAAAAACCCAAAAGTTGCATGTGTATTAAATGCAAAAAAAGAAACCGCCTATTTATTCGCACATCCGCTAATTAAGATAAATGAAATATTTAATAACTGCATAAATATAGGAAATTTAGACGAAAACATTGGGTTAAAAAAGATTAGAGAAGATGCAAAAAATATTTTAAGGGAATTTAAAGTTGATTATATAACGGGAGGTTTGGATGAGTATCCAGTAACTGGGGAAAAAGCAGTTGAGATATTAAAGGAGATAAAGCCAGATATTGTTGTAGTTTCTGGAGTTCCCCATGCATTGCCTATTGAGGAGTTAAAAGAAGAAGTCGATTGTATAACTATTGGCGTTAGTGATGGGCCAAGATTGTATTATCCAATTAAGGAATATTATGATTATGCTGTTATTGAGTTAGATGCACATGCGAAGGTTTTAGGAAAGAGAGAGGTTGTTAAATCAAGATTTGGAGAAATTCTGGAATATGCACTAAAATAA
- a CDS encoding replication factor C small subunit, which produces MEKPWVEKYRPKTLDEIVGHEEIVKRLKKYVEKKSMPHLLFSGPPGVGKTTAALCLARDLFGENWRDNFLELNASVAKDTPILVKIDGVIKRTTFEELDKLYFNNGNIEKLFDGEYVETKNLEVLTVENNKVVWKPVKYLIRHKVDKILEVRFEGGKIKLTGNHSVMVFNENGELTTKHAKDLKVGDYIISFVSTLEGKRNELELNSKIVNTKRTVKIEKLEMDELTSYVLGLYTAEGALGFKNNTSGQIIFTFGYPKEKYLLNTVKSWAKNVNMPYYINLTSSGFNRNRYSAIQIRLLTTKLAREFSRYFYKNGRKIARNKRIPEFIYESQITSRLAYLKGLADGDGCGSWGEVVRISSVSEDLLVDIVWLSRISGIESSIFKDEVRLIWNGSMKYKKSDLLPAKMFIKFFEKISDRIKINWRYILRHQLYENKNRVSKNKVMTILNNIEVDKLTEDERKIYENLRNIASSDLHVVRIKEIKLLDYNDYVYDISVPNNEMFFAGETPILLHNSDERGIDVIRTKVKDFARTKPIGDAPFKIIFLDESDALTSDAQNALRRTMEKYSDVCRFILSCNYPSKIIPPIQSRCAIFRFSPLKKEDVVKKLKEIAEKEGLTLTPEGIEAIIYVSEGDMRKAINVLQTAASVSKEINDEVVYKVSSRARPEEIKKMIELALEGKFIEARELLYKLMIDWGMSGEDVILQIFREIPSLNIDERKKVELVEALGECDYRIVEGANERIQLCALLAKMCNMSKE; this is translated from the coding sequence ATGGAAAAACCATGGGTTGAAAAATACAGGCCAAAAACCTTGGATGAGATCGTTGGGCATGAAGAAATTGTAAAGAGACTTAAAAAATACGTAGAAAAAAAATCCATGCCACATTTGTTATTCAGTGGACCTCCTGGTGTTGGGAAGACAACAGCAGCACTTTGTTTGGCAAGAGACCTATTTGGAGAAAACTGGAGGGATAATTTCTTAGAGTTGAATGCATCAGTGGCAAAGGATACACCAATATTGGTTAAAATTGATGGGGTTATAAAAAGAACAACATTTGAAGAACTGGATAAACTATACTTCAATAATGGAAATATTGAAAAACTGTTTGATGGAGAATATGTAGAAACCAAGAACTTAGAAGTTTTAACAGTGGAAAATAATAAAGTTGTTTGGAAACCAGTTAAATACTTAATAAGGCATAAAGTGGATAAAATCTTAGAGGTTAGATTTGAAGGAGGAAAAATAAAACTAACTGGAAACCATTCTGTGATGGTGTTTAACGAGAATGGGGAATTAACAACAAAGCATGCAAAAGACCTTAAGGTTGGAGATTATATTATATCATTTGTAAGTACATTGGAAGGTAAAAGAAATGAATTAGAATTAAACTCTAAGATAGTAAATACAAAAAGAACTGTAAAGATTGAAAAATTAGAAATGGATGAACTAACTTCATATGTATTGGGACTATATACTGCTGAAGGAGCATTAGGATTTAAAAATAACACATCCGGGCAAATAATATTTACATTTGGATATCCAAAAGAAAAATACTTATTAAATACTGTAAAATCCTGGGCTAAAAATGTTAATATGCCATATTACATAAATCTCACATCTTCAGGATTTAATAGAAATAGATACTCAGCAATACAAATAAGGTTATTAACAACAAAACTTGCAAGAGAGTTTTCAAGGTATTTCTATAAAAATGGAAGAAAAATAGCAAGAAATAAGAGAATTCCAGAATTTATTTATGAATCACAAATTACTTCAAGATTAGCATACTTAAAAGGTTTAGCAGATGGAGATGGTTGTGGAAGTTGGGGGGAAGTTGTTAGAATCTCATCAGTTTCTGAGGATTTATTAGTGGATATAGTCTGGCTATCAAGAATATCAGGAATAGAAAGTTCAATATTTAAAGATGAAGTTAGATTAATATGGAATGGTTCAATGAAATATAAAAAGTCTGACTTATTACCAGCCAAGATGTTTATTAAATTCTTTGAGAAAATAAGTGATAGAATAAAAATAAATTGGAGATACATATTAAGGCATCAACTCTATGAAAATAAAAATAGAGTATCAAAAAATAAAGTTATGACTATTCTAAATAACATAGAAGTTGATAAACTAACAGAAGATGAAAGAAAAATTTATGAAAACCTAAGAAATATTGCATCATCAGATTTACATGTTGTTAGGATAAAAGAAATAAAATTATTGGACTACAATGACTACGTCTATGACATTTCAGTTCCAAACAATGAAATGTTCTTTGCTGGAGAAACACCAATACTACTACACAACTCTGATGAACGAGGGATAGATGTTATTAGGACAAAAGTTAAGGATTTCGCAAGGACAAAGCCAATTGGAGATGCACCATTTAAGATTATATTCTTAGATGAGAGTGATGCTCTAACAAGTGATGCACAAAACGCATTGAGAAGGACGATGGAGAAGTATTCTGATGTTTGTAGATTCATATTGTCCTGTAACTACCCAAGCAAAATTATTCCTCCAATTCAATCAAGATGTGCAATATTTAGGTTTTCTCCATTGAAAAAAGAAGATGTCGTTAAGAAGTTGAAAGAAATTGCCGAAAAAGAAGGTTTGACATTAACTCCTGAAGGAATTGAGGCGATTATTTACGTCTCTGAAGGAGATATGAGAAAGGCAATAAATGTTCTTCAAACAGCGGCAAGTGTCTCAAAGGAAATTAATGATGAAGTTGTTTATAAAGTCTCTTCAAGGGCAAGACCAGAGGAGATTAAGAAAATGATTGAATTGGCGTTAGAAGGTAAATTTATTGAGGCGAGAGAGTTGCTCTATAAGTTAATGATTGATTGGGGAATGAGTGGGGAGGATGTGATATTACAGATATTTAGGGAAATCCCAAGTTTAAACATAGATGAGAGGAAAAAGGTTGAGTTAGTTGAGGCATTGGGAGAGTGTGATTACAGAATCGTGGAGGGGGCAAACGAAAGGATTCAGTTATGTGCGTTGTTGGCAAAGATGTGCAATATGAGTAAAGAGTGA
- a CDS encoding flippase: MGLKKDSFYMLLANIYSKGCAYVFFFLMAYLLGTEDFGVLRGILPIMDTLTIFFCSGIPPAMAKFIAEDSYFSLSKYIPTLKIMLLFSLFGGVFILFLRYILGGGYANIPTHVYYALSLTLPFTAFISWSRGILQGTMHIKELSLTWVFEHTSKIIFSVVFAIIFGVFGAILSISTAYFIGGIAGMYFINKSVERLAFKGTFDKNFQLKIISYAVPIALSTASYRLMGDIDSIVIMSLLGAYSNGIYGYAALLSRGVFLFASSIAIPLLPRIAKTRNINYIKKAILLNLIFSLPFVALCFAFPNELLHLFFHVKNPEASICLKILSVSAVFMSIYTISSSALQGLGYAKISLYIILFGIVLNLLLNYILVGEIGVVGGAISTLITSFVILAITIKAILSVKR; this comes from the coding sequence ATGGGGTTAAAAAAGGACAGTTTTTATATGCTGTTGGCCAATATTTATTCAAAAGGTTGTGCTTATGTGTTTTTCTTTTTAATGGCGTATTTGTTGGGAACAGAAGATTTTGGAGTTTTGAGAGGAATATTACCAATAATGGACACATTAACAATATTTTTTTGTTCTGGCATTCCTCCTGCAATGGCAAAATTTATTGCGGAAGATAGTTATTTCTCACTCTCCAAGTACATCCCAACACTAAAAATTATGCTGTTGTTTTCTTTATTTGGGGGAGTTTTTATTTTGTTTTTGAGGTATATTTTGGGGGGAGGTTATGCAAATATTCCCACTCATGTGTATTATGCGTTATCACTGACATTACCTTTTACTGCGTTTATCTCATGGTCGAGAGGAATTTTGCAGGGTACCATGCACATAAAAGAGCTGTCATTAACATGGGTTTTTGAACATACATCAAAGATAATATTTTCAGTAGTTTTTGCTATAATATTTGGTGTTTTTGGGGCTATATTGTCTATATCTACTGCTTATTTCATTGGTGGAATTGCTGGAATGTATTTTATAAACAAGTCAGTTGAAAGATTAGCGTTTAAAGGTACCTTTGATAAAAATTTTCAATTAAAAATCATCTCATACGCAGTGCCAATAGCATTAAGCACAGCATCGTATAGGTTAATGGGGGATATTGATAGTATTGTAATTATGTCATTGTTAGGAGCATATTCCAATGGTATTTATGGCTATGCCGCTTTGCTGTCAAGAGGCGTCTTTTTATTTGCATCTTCTATAGCAATTCCTTTACTTCCTCGAATTGCCAAGACAAGGAATATAAACTACATAAAAAAGGCAATTTTACTCAACTTAATATTTTCTTTACCTTTTGTTGCTTTGTGCTTTGCATTTCCAAATGAACTTTTGCATCTCTTTTTCCATGTTAAGAATCCAGAGGCATCAATATGTTTAAAAATCCTCTCAGTTTCTGCAGTATTTATGAGCATCTACACAATCTCATCCTCAGCATTGCAAGGGTTGGGATATGCTAAGATATCTTTGTATATTATCTTATTTGGGATAGTTTTGAACCTTTTGCTCAATTACATCTTAGTTGGGGAGATTGGTGTTGTTGGGGGGGCAATCTCAACGCTAATAACATCCTTTGTTATTTTAGCAATAACTATAAAAGCAATTCTTTCGGTAAAGAGATGA
- a CDS encoding RlmE family RNA methyltransferase has protein sequence MGRKDKRWILQRKKDFYYNLAKKQKYRSRATFKLFQLNEKFRFMKEGDIVVDLGCAPGGWLQAAREIVGDRGFVVGVDLQSVKPLPYDNVKTIKGDMTKEETIQKIREILYPAKPTVVISDASPNISGVWDVDHARSIELTTIALKIATQLLKERGNFVVKVFQGDMFMDYVSLVEKYFEKVYPTKPRASRKESSEVYVVAKRYTGKPWEEEEPIKKEEKIEEQIGTEELLAKKIKEMRKLKANK, from the coding sequence ATGGGAAGAAAGGATAAAAGATGGATTTTACAAAGAAAAAAGGACTTTTATTACAATTTAGCAAAAAAGCAAAAATATCGTTCAAGAGCAACATTTAAGTTGTTTCAATTAAATGAGAAATTTAGATTTATGAAAGAAGGAGACATTGTTGTGGACTTAGGATGCGCCCCTGGAGGTTGGTTACAGGCAGCAAGGGAGATTGTTGGGGATAGAGGTTTTGTAGTTGGTGTTGATTTGCAGAGTGTTAAACCTCTTCCGTATGATAATGTAAAAACAATAAAAGGGGACATGACAAAAGAAGAAACAATACAAAAAATAAGAGAAATCCTCTATCCAGCAAAGCCAACTGTTGTTATAAGTGACGCATCCCCAAACATAAGTGGAGTTTGGGATGTTGACCATGCAAGGTCTATTGAATTAACAACAATAGCATTAAAAATAGCAACCCAACTGCTAAAAGAGAGAGGCAACTTTGTTGTTAAAGTGTTCCAAGGAGACATGTTTATGGATTACGTGTCCCTTGTGGAGAAGTATTTTGAAAAGGTATATCCAACTAAGCCAAGAGCCTCAAGAAAGGAGAGCTCAGAAGTTTATGTTGTAGCAAAGAGATACACTGGGAAACCTTGGGAAGAGGAGGAACCAATTAAAAAAGAAGAAAAAATTGAAGAGCAGATAGGAACAGAAGAACTATTGGCAAAGAAAATAAAAGAAATGAGAAAATTAAAGGCGAATAAATAA
- a CDS encoding aldehyde ferredoxin oxidoreductase C-terminal domain-containing protein gives MNVLIDASNKKYKIIEKEFLPLNWGIYWHKKFETWKYDVYDERNVFCFGRGVLPIVGGYRLIFSFRSPLWDGFHFSAMGGAGYVFKNTGLKNVAIIGRCENPSLLILDGEEDSLKVDFLEVKENFNRVYELSGYVLELFNEKNFRAFVVGPAAIKTNMGAIFSQTVRNGKFVEGSEDWAARGGGGSVLYRAHNILGVVFYGKTKKEKCLKHIVEEHYKKPYSKVILENTKKYRYHEETKTGGTLGNNYYIIRDLVPIFNWRTPYISREDRVMFLRKILEFIVNRFNKESIEPRKWTNCGEPCPVLCKKYRRGLKADYEPYESNGPLIGVFDIYAADKVVHTVDSLGFDAIEFGNLCSWAFELLDVGLLKPEEVGIEKPIFDINKFKDDEEILKNSNHNAEQAVKLANIVAYNKNEIGKILSLGKRKASKIFNEKFKDRIKDKKFNDYAVYVPFGENGEISPTMYWAIGNFMPYLIQGKYLTYYESGIFLEPEELAERSVERIFEEIALENLGICRFQRRWVAPILEKLLKEVSNIDLKSAIDELIKDICEYDKKLGYPTLVENERVKDLIVIGAHEFENEKWAKEFEKDREGKLNEYIKRVLDKYSELLGIDWRIKS, from the coding sequence ATGAACGTTTTAATAGATGCATCCAACAAAAAATACAAGATTATTGAAAAAGAGTTCCTACCATTAAATTGGGGAATATATTGGCATAAAAAGTTTGAGACATGGAAATATGATGTATATGATGAGAGAAATGTATTCTGCTTTGGTAGAGGAGTGTTGCCAATTGTTGGGGGGTATAGGTTAATATTTTCATTTAGATCCCCACTTTGGGATGGGTTCCACTTCTCTGCCATGGGAGGAGCAGGATACGTTTTTAAGAATACCGGCTTAAAGAACGTTGCTATAATAGGAAGATGTGAAAATCCAAGTTTGTTGATATTGGATGGAGAAGAAGATTCCTTAAAAGTAGATTTTTTAGAAGTTAAGGAAAATTTCAATAGAGTATATGAATTAAGTGGGTACGTATTGGAGTTATTCAATGAAAAGAATTTTAGGGCATTTGTTGTAGGCCCTGCAGCCATTAAAACAAATATGGGGGCAATATTCTCCCAAACTGTAAGAAATGGTAAATTCGTAGAGGGTTCAGAGGATTGGGCAGCGAGAGGAGGGGGAGGTTCCGTTCTTTATAGGGCACATAATATATTGGGTGTTGTATTCTATGGAAAAACAAAAAAAGAGAAATGTTTAAAGCACATTGTTGAGGAACACTACAAAAAACCATATTCAAAAGTTATACTTGAAAATACAAAAAAATACAGATATCATGAAGAAACAAAAACAGGGGGAACACTTGGAAACAACTACTATATAATAAGGGACTTAGTGCCGATATTCAATTGGAGAACACCATATATAAGCAGAGAAGATAGGGTTATGTTCCTTAGAAAAATACTGGAATTCATCGTAAATAGATTCAACAAAGAATCGATAGAACCAAGGAAATGGACTAATTGTGGAGAACCATGTCCAGTCCTATGCAAAAAGTATAGAAGGGGTTTAAAGGCGGATTATGAACCTTATGAGTCTAATGGGCCTTTGATTGGAGTATTTGACATCTATGCTGCAGATAAGGTTGTTCATACAGTGGACTCCTTAGGATTTGACGCCATAGAGTTTGGAAATCTTTGCTCATGGGCCTTTGAACTTTTAGATGTTGGTTTGTTAAAACCAGAGGAGGTTGGTATAGAAAAGCCAATTTTTGATATAAATAAGTTTAAAGATGATGAGGAAATATTAAAAAACTCAAATCATAATGCAGAGCAGGCTGTAAAATTAGCTAATATCGTAGCATATAATAAAAACGAGATTGGAAAAATTTTATCTCTTGGAAAAAGAAAGGCATCTAAAATATTTAATGAGAAATTTAAGGATAGGATAAAGGACAAAAAATTCAACGATTATGCTGTTTATGTCCCATTTGGAGAAAATGGGGAAATATCCCCAACCATGTACTGGGCAATTGGAAACTTTATGCCATATCTTATACAGGGCAAGTATCTAACTTATTACGAGTCAGGAATATTCTTAGAACCAGAAGAGCTTGCTGAGCGTAGTGTTGAGAGGATTTTTGAGGAAATTGCCCTGGAAAACCTTGGGATTTGCAGATTCCAAAGAAGATGGGTAGCTCCAATTCTTGAAAAACTTTTAAAAGAGGTCAGTAACATTGATTTGAAATCTGCAATTGATGAATTAATTAAAGATATTTGTGAATATGACAAAAAATTGGGTTATCCTACACTTGTGGAAAATGAGAGAGTCAAAGACCTAATAGTTATTGGAGCCCATGAGTTTGAAAATGAAAAATGGGCAAAAGAATTCGAAAAAGATAGGGAGGGAAAACTTAACGAGTATATAAAAAGAGTATTAGACAAATATAGCGAACTTCTTGGAATAGATTGGAGAATAAAAAGTTAA
- a CDS encoding glycoside hydrolase family 57 protein: MLISFNFEVHQPRRLRKYIKKDSENLWERYVDDELNREIFNRVANKCYIPANRIILDLIDNYDFKISYSITGVFLEQAMAFNDDVLDLFKDLVKTGNVELICETYYHSLSSLFENHEEFVEEIKLHQKIIKEVFGYKPKVFRNTELIYHNKIAETIKKLGFEGIFTEGTEKVLEWRSPNYVYEALCGLKVLLRNYRLSDDIGFRFSCQNWEEYPLTADKYALWLSKTPGDCINIYMDYETFGEHQWRETGIFEFLKHLPQEIEKYEHLQFATPSEILKKCKTRGKIDVFEFSTISWADTERNVSAWLGNRMQKISFEKLKEIGKYIKEHKESIKNYEDVYKIYKILQTSDNFYYMCTKGLSDMDVHSYFSHFETPFDAYASYLNILYDFESYIVTNQKLNGYTFLP; encoded by the coding sequence ATGCTAATTTCTTTTAACTTTGAAGTCCATCAACCTCGCAGGTTAAGAAAATATATAAAAAAAGATAGCGAAAATTTGTGGGAGAGATATGTTGATGATGAATTAAACAGAGAGATCTTCAATAGAGTTGCTAATAAATGCTACATACCAGCAAATAGAATAATATTGGATTTGATAGACAATTATGACTTCAAGATATCATACAGCATAACTGGTGTGTTTTTAGAGCAGGCTATGGCATTTAATGATGATGTTTTAGACCTTTTCAAAGATTTGGTAAAAACGGGAAATGTAGAACTGATATGTGAGACGTATTACCACTCTCTCTCAAGTCTTTTTGAAAACCATGAAGAATTTGTAGAAGAGATAAAACTACACCAAAAAATCATTAAAGAAGTTTTTGGATACAAGCCAAAGGTATTTAGGAACACAGAGCTAATCTATCATAACAAAATAGCAGAAACCATCAAAAAATTGGGTTTTGAAGGTATATTCACAGAAGGTACTGAGAAAGTTCTTGAGTGGAGGTCGCCAAATTATGTTTATGAGGCCCTTTGTGGGCTAAAAGTCCTACTAAGAAATTATAGGTTAAGTGACGATATTGGATTTAGATTTTCTTGTCAAAATTGGGAAGAATATCCACTAACAGCAGATAAATATGCGTTATGGCTTTCAAAAACTCCAGGAGATTGTATAAACATTTACATGGACTATGAGACCTTTGGAGAACACCAATGGAGAGAAACAGGTATATTTGAATTTCTAAAACATCTTCCCCAAGAAATTGAGAAGTATGAGCATTTGCAGTTTGCAACGCCATCAGAAATACTAAAAAAATGTAAGACAAGGGGAAAAATTGATGTTTTTGAGTTTTCAACAATTTCTTGGGCAGATACTGAAAGGAATGTAAGTGCATGGCTTGGAAATAGAATGCAGAAGATTTCATTTGAAAAATTAAAAGAAATTGGAAAATACATAAAAGAACATAAAGAATCCATAAAAAACTACGAAGATGTATACAAAATATACAAAATTCTACAAACCAGTGACAATTTCTACTACATGTGCACAAAAGGTCTCAGTGATATGGATGTGCATTCCTACTTTAGCCACTTTGAGACCCCATTTGATGCATATGCATCCTATCTAAATATCCTATATGATTTTGAAAGTTATATCGTTACAAATCAAAAATTGAACGGCTATACTTTTCTTCCTTAA
- a CDS encoding glycoside hydrolase family 15 protein — translation MAGIIGNGNLLAKIDDLGSIEYIFFPHLGYETHILDTSFAIYYNNKIKWHWDHSWDVSQNYLKDSNILKTTYENDDFLIYSKDCVSISHNLIVKQLSIINKTNSEKDIKLFFYENLRIGETPSKSTVKFVKEKNCLIKHDKNYIFCIGSNKKVSSYQCGIKYSESSALRDIENGVLKEQSSATGLITDSALCWEFKIKPNQKYTLSILILPEKYDGDYNKTLNLMDTLHMVKDNLKDLYNLTRNFWKSRVDSMVNKWGILKLEEYKECIDICKRSLLTLLLLCDYKGGIIASPSLHPDYRYVWCRDAGYMAVALDLCGQHEMSEKYFEWCKTTQNSDGSWVQNYYVEGYPRFTAIQIDQVGTTIWALLVHYRITGDKHFLKRNWEMVKKAGDYLSRAADQLIPCYDLWEEKFGVFAYTLGAIYGGLKSGYLIGKELDKEEEIQHWKKSMNFLKNEVVNRLYLKNEKRFAKSLKPLDKTIDTSILGLSFPYGLVSVDDPRIISTANQIEKAFNYKVGGVGRYPEDIYFGGNPWIITTLWLYMYYKKLVDTLSKKGKFQESIIDNYNKKCYNLLKWILKHQFNGMFPEQVHKDLGIPISAIPLGWSHAMVIIAIHGDYDILIP, via the coding sequence TGGGGTCTATAGAATATATATTTTTCCCACATTTGGGTTACGAAACACATATTCTCGATACATCATTTGCTATATACTACAACAACAAAATAAAATGGCATTGGGATCATAGTTGGGACGTTAGTCAGAACTATCTCAAAGATTCCAACATATTAAAAACAACTTATGAAAATGATGACTTCTTAATATATTCTAAGGATTGTGTATCCATATCTCACAACCTTATTGTTAAACAACTTTCTATAATAAACAAGACCAATTCAGAAAAGGACATAAAATTATTTTTTTATGAAAATTTGAGAATAGGTGAAACGCCGAGTAAAAGCACTGTAAAATTTGTTAAAGAAAAAAACTGCCTAATTAAACATGACAAAAATTATATTTTCTGTATTGGCAGTAATAAAAAAGTATCCTCTTACCAATGTGGGATTAAATACTCTGAGAGTAGTGCTTTAAGGGACATTGAAAATGGAGTACTGAAAGAGCAGAGTTCCGCCACAGGATTAATCACAGACAGTGCCCTTTGCTGGGAATTCAAAATCAAACCTAACCAAAAATACACTCTTTCAATACTCATACTTCCTGAAAAGTATGATGGTGATTATAATAAAACCCTAAACTTAATGGATACTCTACACATGGTAAAAGACAACCTCAAAGACCTATATAACCTCACAAGAAATTTCTGGAAAAGTAGAGTAGATAGCATGGTAAATAAGTGGGGAATCTTAAAGTTGGAAGAATATAAAGAATGCATAGATATATGCAAAAGATCTCTACTAACCCTATTACTTCTCTGCGATTATAAGGGGGGAATAATTGCTTCTCCTTCTTTACATCCAGATTATAGGTATGTCTGGTGTAGGGATGCAGGGTATATGGCAGTTGCGTTGGATTTGTGTGGGCAGCATGAAATGAGTGAGAAATACTTTGAGTGGTGCAAGACAACACAAAACAGTGACGGTTCTTGGGTTCAAAATTACTATGTGGAGGGGTATCCAAGATTCACAGCCATCCAAATAGATCAGGTGGGTACTACCATTTGGGCACTTCTTGTGCACTATAGAATAACTGGAGACAAACATTTTTTAAAAAGAAATTGGGAAATGGTCAAAAAAGCAGGGGACTATTTGAGCAGAGCTGCTGACCAATTAATACCCTGCTATGACTTATGGGAAGAAAAGTTTGGGGTCTTTGCATATACCCTCGGAGCAATATATGGGGGGTTGAAATCAGGTTATTTAATTGGAAAAGAACTTGACAAAGAAGAAGAAATACAGCATTGGAAAAAAAGCATGAACTTCCTTAAAAATGAAGTGGTAAATAGACTCTACTTAAAAAATGAGAAGAGGTTTGCAAAATCATTAAAACCATTAGATAAAACCATAGATACGAGTATTTTAGGGTTAAGTTTCCCCTATGGACTTGTGTCAGTCGATGACCCAAGAATAATATCAACTGCAAATCAGATTGAAAAAGCCTTCAACTACAAAGTTGGTGGTGTTGGTAGATATCCAGAGGACATATACTTTGGAGGAAATCCTTGGATAATAACAACCCTATGGCTCTATATGTATTATAAAAAGTTAGTTGATACATTATCAAAAAAAGGAAAATTCCAAGAGTCCATAATTGATAATTACAATAAAAAATGTTACAACTTGCTTAAATGGATTCTAAAACATCAATTCAATGGTATGTTTCCAGAACAAGTCCATAAAGATTTGGGAATTCCAATATCTGCAATTCCCCTTGGCTGGTCACATGCCATGGTTATAATCGCTATTCATGGTGATTACGACATCCTAATACCCTAA